The Anaerolineales bacterium DNA segment GAATTTCGACGAAACGGCCTCGAGCCACAAAGAAAGGATTGTTAATTTCAATTATGCAAGTCATCCGGTCATCACTCTCTTTAAAAAACATTGCCCTGCTCATTCTTGGGCTGCTCACCATTTTCGGCGGTATCGCCATATTCTCGGATGGGAACAAAATACTGCAGGTGCTGCAGCAGGCGCACTGGGGGTGGCTGCCCATCGCCGTCATCTTCATGGTTCTTTCGTATTTCCTGACCAGCTACAGTTTTGCACGCGTCAACCGCATGCTCGGGATTCCCATCAACACCCGCAGATTGACGGAGATCGGGTTCACAACCACGGCGCTCAATCACTTGTTTACCACCGGCGGGTTGGCTGGGAATTCGCTGCGCTACCTTTTGATGAAAGGCCCCGGCGTGGGCATCAAGGATGTCATCACGACTTCCGTCATTCATTTCTACCTCACCAGTCTGATCATGTTGGGAATGCTGCCGCTTGGATTGATCTATTTCATCCTGCATGCCTCCGTTCCGCCGGGCACGGCGATCATCATCAGCATCGTCACGTTCCTGGCCGTCACGTTCTTCGTCGTCGGCAGCATCTTATTCTTCGTACCGGAGAAGCGAAAACCGATCATGCGGGCGATTTCGCGCCTCACCCACAGGATCTTCAAGAAAGACGTCGAAGCAGAAATCGACCAGATCAACAACAGTTTCACGCGCGGCGTAAGCGAGCTGCGCAGTCAACCGCAAAAAACGTTCCGTATTTTGGGTCTGATTTTTGGCGATTGGCTCATGAGCGCGGCCGCGCTGTGGTTCTGCTTCTATGCTTTGGGTTATCTCCTGAATTTTGGCGATCTGATTGCGGGCTTTGTGATCGGCATCGTCTCCGGAGTGCTGTCCATGATCCCGGGCGGACTGGGGATCCAGGAAGGCTCCATGGCCGGGATTTTCACCCTGCTGGGGTCGACATTCGAACAAGCCATCCTGGCGTCGATATTGTTCCGCGTTGTCTATTACATCCTCCCGTACATCGTCAGCCTTGTGTTGACCTACTGGCTTCTTCACACGAAAGAAGACCGGGAGGTTGTTCCAGAGGTGGAGGGATAACATGCGCATCATGATGCTCAGTCACGGCTATCCTCCGACCATCAGCGGCGTAACGCTCGTGGTGCAAAAAATCGCGCGTGCCATGGTACGACGCGGGCACGAAGTGTGCGTTATCACGGCCAGCGACCGCGAAGTCGGTTACCGAGACGAAGACCAGGGGGTTAAGTTGATCCGCGTACGCTCGACGACCAACCCTTTCTGGCACGAAGGTCCACTGCCGATTATCCTCAAGGGTGAGCTTGAACACTTTACGCAAGAGTTCAAACCAGACGTGATCAATACGCACGACAGTGGATTCTTCAGTCTGCAGTTGGTCCGCATGAATAACAAAATCCAAGTGCCGGAAGTGCTCACCTGCCATTACGTACCGCGATTCGTTACGCACTTTTTAAACTGGGGCGACAGTCTCGAGAATTTAATCGAGACTCTTACCTGGGAATATTCCATCCACATGATCAACAGATTCGACCACGTCACCTTCCCAACCGAAAGCCAACAGGAGGCGTTCATCGAGGAGGGGCTCAAGCCTGACTCCACCGTCATCTCCAACGGTGTCG contains these protein-coding regions:
- a CDS encoding flippase-like domain-containing protein; this translates as MQVIRSSLSLKNIALLILGLLTIFGGIAIFSDGNKILQVLQQAHWGWLPIAVIFMVLSYFLTSYSFARVNRMLGIPINTRRLTEIGFTTTALNHLFTTGGLAGNSLRYLLMKGPGVGIKDVITTSVIHFYLTSLIMLGMLPLGLIYFILHASVPPGTAIIISIVTFLAVTFFVVGSILFFVPEKRKPIMRAISRLTHRIFKKDVEAEIDQINNSFTRGVSELRSQPQKTFRILGLIFGDWLMSAAALWFCFYALGYLLNFGDLIAGFVIGIVSGVLSMIPGGLGIQEGSMAGIFTLLGSTFEQAILASILFRVVYYILPYIVSLVLTYWLLHTKEDREVVPEVEG
- a CDS encoding glycosyltransferase — translated: MRIMMLSHGYPPTISGVTLVVQKIARAMVRRGHEVCVITASDREVGYRDEDQGVKLIRVRSTTNPFWHEGPLPIILKGELEHFTQEFKPDVINTHDSGFFSLQLVRMNNKIQVPEVLTCHYVPRFVTHFLNWGDSLENLIETLTWEYSIHMINRFDHVTFPTESQQEAFIEEGLKPDSTVISNGVDTNRYHPGPDDCRGLEEKYALPDGPRILFVGRLAKDKEIDLLIRAMPRIWREANAHLLIVGRGDYRPKLEALVDRLGLNGCVHFLGF